The proteins below are encoded in one region of Streptomyces ficellus:
- the glpR gene encoding gephyrin-like molybdotransferase receptor GlpR: protein MSSSGLIYAVIVGAWAAYLVPMWLRRQDELNEARPTERFSTAIRLLSGRAGMERRYAKELRERTAESGQPPHGGADEGWRSGDGRAASPDVDPDAETEHLSSVDVRAFAAPPDHTEARLEVPEVPPARPRPARRPRPAGAAAERARRSKVLARRRRTTVVLFLAFTLGAIVAAVGGLAFLWAPGVPAVLLSAYIVHLRAQERRRFVYVMDRRRAEAAAQRLRESRPRGRSAPDHDDLPEDRHTQPDPEPAPALTPQEAGRRALVEQTDHAEWVDQQRDHGPSRGDSWDPVPVPLPTYVTAPVAPRATGGVDVTDPETWSAARSSAAEPTPPPATRQNPHPSPHPPRRSHDHGRTPLFDQYADEDRPRAANE, encoded by the coding sequence GTGAGCAGCAGCGGCCTCATCTACGCAGTCATCGTCGGGGCCTGGGCCGCCTACCTGGTGCCGATGTGGCTCCGCAGGCAGGACGAGCTGAACGAAGCCCGTCCCACGGAACGTTTCAGCACCGCCATCCGGCTTCTGTCCGGACGGGCGGGAATGGAGCGCCGGTACGCCAAGGAGCTGCGGGAGCGCACCGCCGAATCGGGGCAGCCGCCGCACGGCGGCGCCGATGAGGGGTGGCGGTCGGGAGACGGGCGCGCGGCGTCGCCCGACGTCGACCCGGACGCCGAGACGGAGCACCTCAGCTCGGTCGACGTCCGGGCCTTCGCCGCGCCCCCGGACCACACGGAGGCGCGCCTCGAGGTCCCGGAGGTCCCGCCGGCGCGGCCACGCCCCGCCCGGCGCCCCCGGCCCGCCGGGGCGGCCGCCGAGCGCGCCCGGCGCTCCAAGGTCCTCGCCCGGCGCCGGCGCACCACGGTCGTCCTCTTCCTCGCCTTCACGCTCGGCGCGATCGTCGCGGCCGTCGGCGGCCTCGCCTTCCTGTGGGCCCCCGGCGTCCCGGCCGTGCTGCTGAGCGCGTACATCGTGCACCTGCGCGCCCAGGAGCGCCGGCGCTTCGTGTACGTCATGGACCGGCGCCGCGCCGAGGCGGCGGCCCAGCGCCTGCGCGAGAGCCGGCCCCGCGGCCGGTCGGCCCCGGACCACGACGACCTGCCCGAGGACCGCCACACCCAGCCGGACCCGGAGCCCGCCCCCGCGCTCACCCCGCAGGAGGCCGGACGCCGCGCACTGGTCGAGCAGACCGACCACGCCGAGTGGGTGGACCAGCAGCGCGACCACGGCCCCAGCCGCGGCGACAGCTGGGACCCGGTCCCCGTGCCGCTGCCCACGTACGTCACCGCGCCGGTCGCGCCGCGGGCCACGGGCGGCGTCGACGTCACTGACCCGGAGACCTGGAGCGCCGCCCGCTCCTCCGCCGCGGAGCCCACCCCGCCCCCGGCCACCCGCCAGAACCCGCACCCGAGCCCGCACCCGCCGCGCCGCTCGCACGACCACGGCCGGACCCCCCTCTTCGACCAGTACGCGGACGAGGACCGCCCGCGCGCCGCCAACGAGTGA
- the moaC gene encoding cyclic pyranopterin monophosphate synthase MoaC — protein MSTQGSLTHIDESGAARMVDVSGKDVTARTARATGRVLVSPRVIELLRGEGVPKGDALATARIAGIMGAKRTPDLIPLCHPLAVSGVKLDLSVADDAVEIAATVKTTDRTGVEMEALTAVSVAALTVVDMIKAVDKAAVITDVRVEEKTGGKSGHYRRDEAEGARA, from the coding sequence GTGAGTACGCAAGGCAGCCTGACGCACATCGACGAGTCCGGGGCGGCCCGCATGGTCGACGTCTCCGGCAAGGACGTCACCGCCCGCACCGCCCGCGCCACCGGCCGGGTCCTCGTCTCGCCCCGGGTGATCGAGCTGCTGCGCGGCGAGGGCGTCCCCAAGGGCGACGCCCTCGCCACCGCCCGGATCGCGGGCATCATGGGCGCCAAGCGCACCCCCGACCTCATCCCGCTCTGCCACCCGCTGGCCGTCTCGGGCGTGAAGCTGGACCTGTCCGTCGCGGACGACGCGGTCGAGATCGCGGCGACGGTGAAGACCACCGACCGCACGGGCGTCGAGATGGAGGCCCTCACGGCCGTCTCGGTCGCCGCCCTCACCGTCGTCGACATGATCAAGGCCGTCGACAAGGCGGCCGTCATCACCGACGTACGGGTGGAGGAGAAGACGGGCGGCAAGTCGGGCCACTACCGGCGCGACGAGGCGGAAGGGGCGCGGGCGTGA
- a CDS encoding trypsin-like serine peptidase, whose translation MRGHRTAMGVLLTVGALLTGALSATAATAAAPATTPAPGARSVGPAEQREARTFWTAERMRGATPLDLVLTPRAARQLKTPKPDGAPTTVAPTRVAPTAFPQPGGPWTVGGAVVKTSGRVFFTMQGRTASCSGNAVTSQNASTVITAGHCVKYQGTWHTNWVFVPGYDNGQAPYGQWTASKTLTTPQWEASEDINHDIGAAVVAPLDGQKLTAVTGAQGIQFNGGYNKRMYAFGFPAASPYDGSKLIHCSGNSSKDWLFSQDHSLGCNMTGGSSGGPWFTGFDETAGTGLQVSVNSFGYVFLPNRMFGPYFGNEAKALYDKAQAS comes from the coding sequence GTGAGAGGCCATCGCACCGCCATGGGCGTCCTGCTGACCGTCGGAGCCCTGCTGACCGGAGCCCTGTCGGCGACCGCCGCGACCGCGGCCGCACCCGCCACCACCCCCGCGCCCGGCGCCCGGAGCGTCGGCCCCGCCGAACAGCGGGAGGCGCGCACCTTCTGGACCGCCGAGCGGATGCGCGGCGCGACCCCGCTCGACCTGGTGCTCACCCCGCGGGCCGCGCGGCAGCTCAAGACCCCCAAGCCGGACGGCGCCCCGACGACCGTGGCCCCGACCCGCGTCGCCCCCACCGCCTTCCCCCAGCCGGGCGGCCCCTGGACCGTTGGCGGCGCGGTGGTGAAGACCTCGGGACGGGTGTTCTTCACCATGCAGGGCCGCACGGCCTCCTGCTCCGGCAACGCCGTGACCAGCCAGAACGCCAGCACGGTCATCACCGCCGGGCACTGCGTGAAGTACCAGGGCACCTGGCACACCAACTGGGTCTTCGTCCCCGGGTACGACAACGGCCAGGCCCCCTACGGCCAGTGGACGGCCTCGAAGACGCTGACCACACCGCAGTGGGAGGCGAGCGAGGACATCAACCACGACATCGGCGCCGCCGTGGTCGCGCCCCTCGACGGCCAGAAGCTCACCGCCGTCACCGGCGCGCAGGGCATCCAGTTCAACGGCGGCTACAACAAGCGGATGTACGCCTTCGGCTTCCCGGCCGCGTCCCCGTACGACGGCTCCAAGCTGATCCACTGCAGCGGGAACTCCTCCAAGGACTGGCTCTTCTCGCAGGACCACAGCCTCGGCTGCAACATGACCGGCGGCTCCAGCGGCGGCCCCTGGTTCACCGGCTTCGACGAGACCGCCGGCACCGGCCTCCAGGTGTCGGTGAACAGCTTCGGCTACGTCTTCCTGCCGAACCGGATGTTCGGCCCGTACTTCGGCAACGAGGCCAAGGCCCTGTACGACAAGGCCCAGGCATCCTGA
- a CDS encoding 5-formyltetrahydrofolate cyclo-ligase, which translates to MTGDMSEKAALRRHLLAARALLTSDDAQNAAAVLAETALNLPELRRAGTVAAYVSIGSEPGTRALLDALRERGVRVLLPVLLADNDLDWAAYEGPERLVRARRGLLEPAGDPLGVDAVLEADTVLLPGLAVDARGMRLGRGGGSYDRVLARIARAGHDPALVVLLYANEVVERVPEEPHDHPVHAVVTPEVILRFRA; encoded by the coding sequence ATGACCGGCGACATGTCCGAAAAGGCCGCTCTGCGACGCCACTTGCTCGCCGCTCGGGCCCTCCTGACCAGTGATGACGCCCAGAACGCCGCCGCGGTTCTCGCGGAGACCGCCCTGAATCTGCCCGAGTTGCGGCGGGCCGGGACGGTCGCCGCGTACGTCTCCATAGGGAGCGAACCCGGCACGCGCGCGTTGCTCGACGCGCTGCGCGAGCGGGGCGTGCGCGTCCTGCTGCCCGTGCTGCTGGCGGACAACGACCTGGACTGGGCGGCCTACGAGGGCCCCGAGCGGCTCGTACGGGCCCGGCGGGGCCTCCTGGAGCCCGCGGGGGACCCACTGGGCGTGGACGCCGTCCTGGAGGCCGACACGGTCCTCCTGCCCGGCCTGGCGGTCGACGCGCGCGGCATGCGCCTCGGGCGGGGCGGCGGCTCCTACGACCGGGTGCTCGCCCGCATCGCCCGCGCGGGGCACGACCCGGCCCTGGTGGTGCTCCTGTACGCGAACGAGGTGGTCGAGCGGGTCCCGGAGGAACCGCACGACCACCCCGTGCACGCCGTGGTGACCCCGGAGGTCATCCTCCGCTTCCGCGCCTGA
- the galU gene encoding UTP--glucose-1-phosphate uridylyltransferase GalU, with protein sequence MNESHPRISKAVIPAAGLGTRFLPATKATPKEMLPVVDKPAIQYVVEEAVGAGLSDVLMITGRNKRPLEDHFDRNYELEEALIKKGDQERLAKVQESSDLATMHYVRQGDPRGLGHAVLCAAPHVGNEPFAVLLGDDLIDPRDPLLSRMVEVQGREGGSVVALMEVEPSQIHLYGCAAVEPTGDADVVKVTNLVEKPDRAEAPSNYAVIGRYVLDPAVFGILRETEPGRGGEIQLTDALQKLVADESVGGPVHGVVFKGRRYDTGDRGDYLRAIVRLACERDDLGPDFRNWLRAYVTEEMQGL encoded by the coding sequence ATGAACGAGTCGCACCCCAGGATCAGCAAGGCTGTCATCCCCGCCGCAGGCCTCGGCACCAGGTTCCTGCCGGCCACCAAAGCCACTCCCAAAGAGATGCTGCCTGTGGTCGACAAGCCGGCCATCCAGTACGTCGTCGAGGAGGCCGTCGGCGCCGGCCTCTCCGACGTGCTGATGATCACCGGCCGCAACAAGCGGCCGCTGGAGGACCACTTCGACCGCAACTACGAGCTCGAAGAGGCCCTCATCAAGAAGGGCGACCAGGAGCGCCTCGCCAAGGTCCAGGAGTCCAGCGACCTGGCCACCATGCACTACGTCCGCCAGGGCGACCCGCGCGGCCTCGGCCACGCCGTCCTGTGCGCCGCCCCGCACGTGGGCAACGAACCCTTCGCCGTCCTCCTCGGCGACGACCTCATCGACCCCCGCGACCCGCTGCTGTCCCGCATGGTCGAGGTCCAGGGGCGCGAGGGCGGCAGCGTCGTCGCGCTGATGGAGGTCGAGCCGTCGCAGATCCACCTCTACGGCTGCGCGGCCGTCGAGCCCACCGGCGACGCCGACGTCGTCAAGGTGACCAACCTGGTCGAGAAGCCCGACCGGGCCGAGGCGCCCAGCAACTACGCGGTCATCGGCCGGTACGTCCTGGACCCCGCCGTGTTCGGGATACTGCGCGAGACGGAGCCGGGCCGGGGCGGCGAGATCCAGCTGACCGACGCCCTCCAGAAGCTCGTCGCCGACGAGTCGGTGGGCGGCCCGGTGCACGGCGTCGTCTTCAAGGGCCGCCGCTACGACACCGGCGACCGCGGCGACTACCTGCGGGCCATTGTCAGACTCGCGTGCGAACGTGATGATCTGGGACCGGACTTCCGGAACTGGCTGCGCGCCTACGTCACCGAGGAGATGCAAGGACTGTGA
- a CDS encoding MogA/MoaB family molybdenum cofactor biosynthesis protein, giving the protein MVVTASNRASAGVYQDTGGPILAEGLAALGFTVDGPRVVPDGDPVEAALRDAVAAAYDVVLTTGGTGISPTDRTPEATRRVLDHEVPGIPEAIRAHGRGKVPTAALSRGLAGVAGRTLIVNLPGSTGGVRDGLAVLERLLVHAVDQLRGGDHPRPS; this is encoded by the coding sequence CTGGTCGTGACCGCCTCCAACCGGGCGTCCGCCGGCGTCTACCAGGACACCGGCGGCCCGATCCTCGCCGAGGGGCTCGCCGCGCTGGGCTTCACCGTCGACGGGCCCCGGGTCGTCCCGGACGGCGACCCGGTCGAGGCCGCCCTGCGCGACGCGGTGGCCGCGGCGTACGACGTCGTCCTCACCACCGGCGGCACCGGCATCTCGCCGACGGACCGCACCCCGGAGGCCACCCGCCGCGTCCTCGACCACGAGGTCCCCGGCATCCCCGAGGCGATCCGCGCCCACGGCCGCGGCAAGGTCCCCACCGCCGCCCTCTCCCGCGGCCTCGCCGGGGTCGCCGGCCGCACCCTGATCGTCAACCTGCCCGGCTCCACCGGCGGCGTCCGCGACGGCCTCGCCGTCCTGGAGCGGCTCCTGGTCCACGCGGTCGACCAGCTGCGCGGCGGCGACCACCCCAGACCGTCATGA
- a CDS encoding GNAT family N-acetyltransferase, with translation MTLADGAVVLRPIKMRDQRDWREVNRRNRDWLRPWEATIPPPAPGGPLAQRPTYRQMVRHLRTEANAGRMLPFVVEYEGRLVGQLTVAGITWGSMCSGHVGYWVDREVAGRGVMPTAVALAVDHCFRTVGLHRMEVCIRPENAPSRRVVEKLGFREEGLRPRYLHIDGAWRDHLVFALTAEEVPEGLLRRWHRISRGTPH, from the coding sequence GTGACGCTGGCGGACGGTGCCGTCGTCCTGCGGCCGATAAAGATGCGCGACCAGCGGGACTGGCGGGAGGTCAACCGGCGCAACCGCGACTGGCTGCGCCCCTGGGAGGCGACGATCCCGCCGCCCGCGCCCGGCGGCCCGCTCGCCCAGCGGCCCACCTACCGCCAGATGGTCCGCCACCTGCGCACCGAGGCGAACGCCGGGCGGATGCTGCCCTTCGTCGTCGAGTACGAGGGCCGGCTGGTCGGACAGCTGACCGTCGCGGGCATCACCTGGGGCTCGATGTGCTCGGGACACGTCGGGTACTGGGTGGACCGCGAGGTCGCCGGCCGGGGCGTCATGCCGACCGCCGTGGCGCTCGCCGTGGACCACTGCTTCCGCACGGTCGGCCTGCACCGCATGGAGGTGTGCATCCGGCCGGAGAACGCGCCGAGCCGCCGGGTCGTCGAGAAACTCGGATTCCGCGAGGAAGGGCTGCGCCCCCGTTACCTCCACATCGACGGGGCGTGGCGCGACCACCTCGTCTTCGCGCTCACGGCGGAGGAGGTCCCGGAGGGACTGCTGCGCCGCTGGCACCGGATCAGCAGGGGCACCCCGCATTAA
- the glp gene encoding gephyrin-like molybdotransferase Glp, whose product MRTTWSVDEHLEDILQAVHPLDPIELQLPDAQGCVLVEDVTVPVALPPFDNSSMDGYAVRVADVTGATEEFPAVLTVIGDVAAGSEGLPTVGPGQAARIMTGAPLPPGAEAVVPVEWTDGGTGGAPATGMRAASAAPEGATGEVRVHRPAEARAHVRARGSDVQAGDLALEAGTVLGPPQIGLLAAIGRGTVRVRPRPRVVVISTGSELVQPGEELGQGRIYDSNSFALAAAARDAGAIAYRVGAVTDDATTLRAAIEDQLIRADLVVTTGGVSVGAYDVVKEALSSVGDEDEPGSGIDFRTLDMQPGKPQGFGSIGPEHTPLLALPGNPVSSYVSFELFVRPAIRALMGLGGVPDAQRPRVRAVLAADKPLTSPAGKRQFLRGTHDADAGTVTPVGGAGSHLIAALAHADALLVVPEDTTTVEPGDELDVVLIG is encoded by the coding sequence GTGAGGACGACCTGGTCGGTGGACGAGCACCTGGAGGACATCCTCCAGGCGGTCCACCCGCTCGACCCGATCGAGCTGCAGCTGCCCGACGCCCAGGGCTGTGTCCTGGTCGAGGACGTCACGGTGCCCGTCGCCCTGCCGCCCTTCGACAACAGCTCCATGGACGGGTACGCGGTACGGGTCGCCGATGTCACCGGCGCCACCGAGGAGTTCCCGGCGGTGCTCACGGTCATCGGAGACGTGGCGGCGGGCAGCGAGGGACTGCCCACCGTCGGCCCCGGCCAGGCCGCACGCATCATGACCGGCGCCCCGCTGCCCCCGGGCGCCGAGGCCGTCGTCCCCGTCGAGTGGACCGACGGGGGCACCGGCGGCGCCCCCGCCACCGGCATGCGGGCGGCCAGCGCCGCCCCCGAGGGCGCCACCGGCGAGGTCCGCGTCCACCGCCCCGCCGAGGCCCGCGCCCATGTCCGGGCCCGGGGGAGCGACGTCCAGGCCGGCGACCTGGCCCTGGAGGCCGGGACGGTCCTCGGCCCGCCGCAGATCGGGCTGCTCGCCGCCATCGGGCGCGGCACGGTGCGGGTGCGCCCCCGCCCGCGCGTGGTCGTGATCTCCACCGGCAGCGAACTGGTCCAGCCCGGTGAGGAGCTGGGCCAGGGCCGGATCTACGACTCCAACAGCTTCGCCCTCGCCGCCGCCGCGCGGGACGCGGGCGCCATCGCCTACCGGGTCGGCGCCGTCACGGACGACGCCACCACGCTGCGGGCCGCCATCGAGGACCAGTTGATCCGCGCAGACCTGGTGGTCACCACCGGCGGGGTGAGCGTCGGGGCGTACGACGTCGTCAAGGAGGCCCTCTCCTCGGTCGGCGACGAGGACGAGCCGGGCAGCGGCATCGACTTCCGCACGCTCGACATGCAGCCGGGCAAGCCGCAGGGCTTCGGCTCCATCGGCCCCGAGCACACCCCGCTGCTCGCGCTCCCCGGCAACCCGGTCTCCAGCTACGTCTCCTTCGAGCTGTTCGTCCGCCCCGCGATCCGCGCCCTGATGGGCCTGGGCGGCGTGCCCGACGCGCAGCGGCCACGCGTGCGTGCCGTGCTCGCCGCCGACAAGCCGCTGACCTCGCCGGCCGGCAAGCGCCAGTTCCTGCGCGGCACGCACGACGCCGACGCGGGCACGGTCACCCCCGTGGGCGGCGCCGGCTCCCACCTGATCGCCGCCCTCGCGCACGCGGACGCCCTGCTCGTCGTCCCCGAGGACACCACCACGGTCGAGCCGGGCGACGAGCTGGACGTGGTCCTCATCGGCTGA
- a CDS encoding GNAT family N-acetyltransferase: MIIHTRSFDHPDARKLNDLVQQEYVERYGDGGDLTPLDPGMFLPPRGLYLIAYDPLDRPVATGGWRTQDRNEEGYADGDAELKRMYVVPEARGLGLARRILAALEDDARAAGRTRMVLETGDAQPEAIALYTSSGYEPCAKFGYYREYESSRCFAKPLR; the protein is encoded by the coding sequence ATGATTATTCACACTCGGTCGTTCGACCACCCCGACGCCCGCAAGCTCAACGACCTGGTCCAGCAGGAGTACGTCGAGCGGTACGGCGACGGGGGCGACCTGACGCCGCTGGACCCGGGGATGTTCCTCCCGCCGCGCGGCCTCTACCTGATCGCGTACGACCCGCTGGACCGCCCCGTCGCCACCGGCGGCTGGCGCACCCAGGACCGCAACGAGGAGGGCTACGCGGACGGAGACGCCGAGCTCAAGCGCATGTACGTGGTCCCCGAGGCGCGCGGCCTGGGCCTCGCCCGCCGCATCCTCGCCGCCCTGGAGGACGACGCCCGGGCCGCCGGCCGCACCCGCATGGTGCTGGAGACGGGCGACGCCCAGCCGGAGGCGATCGCGCTCTACACCTCCAGCGGCTACGAGCCCTGCGCCAAGTTCGGCTACTACCGCGAGTACGAGAGCAGCCGCTGCTTCGCCAAGCCGCTGAGATGA
- a CDS encoding RICIN domain-containing protein: MLPPRPEHSAPPPPPYAPTSGGADAALAGLLGAAAGGGGPVDAYPATALMARHWGAAGDYAALLTGSPAHASMAVSAAFTRVLEELRYGGGGGAAGALRPRLLVAVRHTVREWTDDPRVAGLLAGLRAPAGPGPDRQLVARAFAALPGPAQVLLWHREVEAEGISIPAALLAVDPRVASAQLEDARELFRAGCLRAHSELAADPECRHYNRLLDISLRRGGALIPDIQRHLSKCRHCRYGADQLRHSDGRLPLLLAEGVLGEGARGYVDSRPGRSRTRSRDGAPGAARGSEARGPMARGFGVRAAGGGGAQTRPAEGRRAGRHSRVVPAGAAARRLAEAVPRGGALRVGLGIAVAGVLVVVALSSLWPDGDEGGQRAGAGTPSGAVSPGDPVTPQGGAVGGPAPGQGSPPAGAAPRPPESAGHADGDGAGALRTRLRNAGAGECLDVRDGLPRVGAELVLAPCSGSGSQVWRYERDGLLRSAAAPTLCPHSQESSGAAVLRLCEAQAAVTVRYDLSVQGHVVPRWHAGLGLVPATALPGAGVVVKMRDGTEFQRWLTDNAVAPATPAPRRASGTAGDAGGEGRGGGARDGAGPSPGRPSGPSVPGQSVPGQSVPGPSEPRPSVPGPGSPPGERYAVRGVTDPAPAPEREPAREARAALSPVIGSPVAVPPVTVPGLVVGVR, from the coding sequence ATGCTCCCTCCCCGTCCCGAGCATTCCGCCCCACCACCGCCCCCCTACGCGCCCACGTCAGGAGGGGCGGACGCGGCACTGGCCGGCCTGCTGGGCGCGGCGGCCGGCGGCGGGGGCCCGGTCGACGCCTATCCCGCCACCGCGCTGATGGCACGGCACTGGGGCGCGGCCGGCGACTACGCGGCGCTCCTCACCGGCTCGCCCGCCCACGCCTCGATGGCCGTGTCCGCCGCCTTCACGCGAGTCCTGGAGGAACTGCGGTACGGCGGCGGGGGCGGCGCGGCGGGAGCGCTGCGGCCGCGGCTGCTGGTCGCGGTGCGCCACACCGTCCGGGAGTGGACCGACGACCCCCGCGTCGCGGGCCTCCTCGCCGGGCTCAGGGCTCCCGCGGGCCCCGGTCCCGACCGGCAGCTCGTCGCCCGGGCGTTCGCGGCACTGCCCGGACCGGCGCAGGTGCTGCTCTGGCACCGCGAGGTCGAGGCGGAAGGGATATCCATTCCGGCCGCATTGCTGGCCGTCGACCCGCGCGTCGCCTCGGCACAACTCGAAGACGCCCGCGAACTGTTCCGCGCCGGTTGTCTGCGCGCGCATTCCGAGCTGGCCGCGGACCCGGAATGCCGCCACTACAACCGGCTGCTCGACATATCGCTGCGCCGCGGCGGCGCGCTGATCCCGGACATCCAGCGGCATTTGTCGAAGTGCCGGCACTGCCGGTACGGCGCGGACCAGCTGCGCCATTCCGACGGACGGCTGCCGCTGCTGCTGGCCGAGGGCGTGCTGGGCGAGGGCGCCCGGGGTTATGTGGACTCCCGGCCCGGCCGCTCCCGTACCCGTTCCCGGGACGGCGCTCCGGGCGCGGCACGCGGATCCGAGGCGCGCGGCCCCATGGCGCGCGGGTTCGGGGTGCGGGCGGCCGGGGGAGGCGGTGCGCAGACGCGCCCGGCGGAGGGGCGCAGGGCGGGGCGGCACTCGCGGGTCGTCCCGGCGGGCGCCGCCGCACGGCGCCTCGCCGAGGCCGTGCCGCGCGGCGGGGCGCTCCGGGTGGGCCTCGGGATCGCGGTGGCCGGCGTCCTGGTCGTGGTCGCCCTGTCGAGCCTCTGGCCGGACGGGGACGAGGGCGGGCAGCGTGCCGGGGCGGGGACGCCGAGCGGCGCGGTGAGCCCGGGGGACCCGGTCACCCCGCAGGGCGGTGCCGTGGGCGGTCCCGCCCCCGGGCAGGGCTCCCCGCCCGCCGGCGCCGCGCCGCGGCCGCCCGAGTCGGCCGGGCACGCGGACGGGGACGGTGCCGGGGCGCTGCGGACCCGGCTGCGCAACGCGGGCGCCGGGGAGTGCCTGGACGTCCGGGACGGCCTGCCGCGGGTGGGCGCCGAGCTCGTCCTCGCGCCGTGCTCGGGCTCCGGGTCGCAGGTGTGGCGGTACGAGCGGGACGGGCTGCTGCGCAGCGCCGCCGCCCCCACCCTGTGCCCCCACTCCCAGGAGTCCTCCGGGGCGGCCGTGCTGAGGCTGTGCGAGGCGCAGGCCGCCGTGACCGTGCGGTACGACCTGAGCGTCCAGGGGCACGTCGTACCCCGGTGGCACGCCGGCCTGGGACTGGTGCCCGCCACCGCCCTGCCCGGGGCCGGTGTGGTCGTCAAGATGCGTGACGGGACGGAGTTCCAGCGCTGGCTCACTGACAACGCTGTCGCACCGGCCACTCCCGCACCCCGGCGGGCGTCCGGGACCGCGGGGGACGCCGGGGGTGAGGGCCGGGGCGGAGGCGCGCGCGACGGCGCCGGGCCGTCGCCGGGGCGGCCGTCCGGCCCGTCCGTGCCCGGTCAGTCCGTGCCCGGTCAGTCCGTGCCCGGTCCGTCCGAGCCCCGCCCGTCCGTGCCCGGCCCGGGGAGCCCTCCCGGCGAGCGGTACGCCGTGCGCGGCGTCACGGACCCGGCGCCCGCGCCGGAGCGCGAGCCCGCGCGGGAGGCTCGGGCCGCGCTGTCACCGGTCATCGGCTCGCCCGTCGCCGTCCCGCCGGTCACCGTTCCGGGGCTCGTGGTGGGCGTGCGGTGA
- a CDS encoding exodeoxyribonuclease III — translation MLIVTSVNVNGLRAAAKKGFVEWLAATEADVVCLQEVRAEESQLPEAVRAPEGWHTVHAPAAAKGRAGVALYTRREPDAVRVGFGSDEFDGSGRYVEADLPGVTVASLYLPSGEVGTERQEEKYRFMGEFLPYLKGLRERAAADGREVVVCGDWNIAHQQADLKNWKANQKNSGFLPEEREWLTRVFGEAAYVDVVRALHPGVDGPYSWWSYRGRAFDNDAGWRIDLQVATPGLADRAVKAWVERAATHGERWSDHAPVTAAYDL, via the coding sequence ATGCTCATTGTGACGTCCGTGAACGTAAACGGTCTGCGCGCCGCCGCCAAGAAGGGCTTCGTGGAGTGGCTCGCCGCCACCGAGGCCGACGTGGTGTGCCTCCAGGAGGTGCGGGCCGAGGAGTCCCAGCTGCCCGAGGCGGTCCGCGCCCCCGAGGGGTGGCACACGGTGCACGCCCCGGCCGCCGCGAAGGGCCGCGCGGGCGTCGCCCTCTACACGCGGCGCGAGCCCGACGCCGTACGGGTCGGGTTCGGGTCGGACGAGTTCGACGGCAGCGGCCGGTACGTGGAGGCCGACCTGCCCGGCGTCACGGTCGCGAGCCTCTACCTGCCCTCGGGCGAGGTCGGCACCGAACGGCAGGAGGAGAAGTACCGCTTCATGGGCGAGTTCCTCCCCTACCTCAAGGGGCTGCGGGAGCGCGCGGCCGCCGACGGCCGCGAGGTGGTCGTCTGCGGCGACTGGAACATCGCGCACCAGCAGGCCGACCTGAAGAACTGGAAGGCCAACCAGAAGAACTCCGGCTTCCTCCCCGAGGAGCGCGAGTGGCTCACCCGCGTCTTCGGCGAGGCCGCGTACGTGGACGTCGTCCGGGCCCTGCACCCCGGCGTGGACGGGCCGTACTCGTGGTGGTCCTACCGCGGCCGCGCCTTCGACAATGACGCGGGCTGGCGCATCGACCTCCAGGTGGCGACCCCGGGCCTCGCCGACCGCGCGGTCAAGGCCTGGGTCGAGCGGGCGGCGACCCACGGCGAGCGGTGGAGCGATCACGCGCCGGTCACGGCCGCGTACGACCTGTGA